ATGCTGGTTAATGCTTTGCTTATGATCACTAACTCCTGGGTATCTGATGCCGAAACTTTCTATACCGGTAAGGAAGAGGACAAAGTAGATTATTATATGCAGCTATACTTCAACCTTATCCACCCCTTCCTTACCGAAAAAGGCAGAGAGGGTTTTCAAAAGGTTTACAGGCCTGCTTAATCAGGTATCAGAATGTTGCCCAGCCGCTTATAGCATGGATCGAAGCTCCCTAATCATTCGCAGTAAATTCACACACTTCAAATTGACTTTAAAATGATCAGATACTCTTCAGTGATATTAACGCTACTGATATTGGCTTGCTCTCCCAATAAAAAGGATACCGCAGAGAGAATTCCCGATCCGCCCAAGGAAGAGGCAGTGATTGCAGAGCAAGATGCTCTTAAAACTGAGGAGGTAGTAGAAAAAACAATGCTGTATGATTCCAGCTTTGTAAACCTGCAAAAATATGCTGATGGATTTTCATATGAAATGAAGTATGCTACGGCAGATAATTTTCTAAAAGAGAAGGTCTACCCATGTGCCGAGTGCCTGGTAAGGAAGGAAGTAGCCGAAGCATTGGTCAGTGCCAATAACGAATTACTAGGCAAGGGTTTCAGAATAAAATTCTTTGATTGTTACCGCCCGTTGGATGTTCAGAAAGCCATGTGGGAAATATTTCCGAATGCAAAGTACGTCGCCAACCCAAATACTTCGGCATCGATACACAATAGAGGAGCTGCCGTAGATATCACCCTGGAAGACCTAAAAGGCAACCAGCTTGATATGGGCACTGCTTTCGATTTCTTCGGTCAGGAGGCTCATCACGCTTATACCAACCTCCCCGATACCGTGCTGGCCAACCGACAACTCTTAAAGTCAACGATGGAAAACAATGGTTTCAGGGCCATTACTACAGAATGGTGGCACTATAGCTTCAAAAGTAAGTTCAGCTATGAGCCTTCAAATTTCAAATTTGAATGTGGGGAATGATGGAGATAAGCATGGAGAACATGAACCAGCCTAACACCGCGAGGTGAGGCACCGTACAGCTTCTCTCACCCTCTTTCCCCAGTCTGTCCCCTGACAGACTTTTGCTACACGTCTTTTTATTGCTTGTAGTCTTAAACTTAGGCGGTATTAGAGGCTGTCGGGAGACAGCCAACGGGGAAGTAAAGCCGCTGTTAGTTTTGTTTGCTACCATTCCTCCCTCTAGTCTGTCCCCTGACAGACTTTTACTGCACGTCTTTTTTATTGCTTGTAGTCTTAACTTAGCCGGTATAGGGGCTGTCGGGGGACAGCCAATGGGGAAGTAAAGCTGTTAGTTTTGTTTGTTACCCGTTCTAATTCAACTTCCCCCGAGGGTAACCGCTTTGCTTAATTTATAGAATGCAAGCCCATTTTATTCCCCTCCGAATCATGAAATAAGGCAAAATATCCGCTATCATCAGCATGTGGTGTTTTAGGTACGATTACCTTACCTCCGTTCTCTTCTACCTTATCCAGTATAGTTTGCAGGTTATTCCCACCATTGAGGTAAATGGTTACACCATCAGCCGAAGGTAGGTAGCCCTCCGCTTTGATGATAACTCCTGTAACTGCCTGGTCTTCGTATGGGAAGATTCCCATTTGCATTTCCGGCATATCCAGTTTCTCGATCTGAATACCTAAAATGGCTTGATAAAATGTAATAGCTCGTGAAATATCTGTTGCCGGAATTTCGAAAATTGAAATAAAACTGTTCATGGTATTTCTCTTTTGATTTTCTGTTAAACTCACCTTTAGGGTTTCGTTATCAGGCTTACTCTGACTGAAGCCTGTAGCAAAAGCAAAGGACAGCATGGCTGCAAGGGCAATGTGCTTTGTTCTTTTCATTCTCTTCTATTTTGGATTGATTAAACAAAAGTAAATTGCCGCTGACGGTGAAAATTGTAAAAATGCGACAGCAGATTCCTGAGGTTATTTATAGAAAAGCCGTGAGAGAAGCATGCTCTCATCGCCGAGCAGCTCTTTCGGGCTGGTTCCTGTGAATTCCCTGAAATCCTTAATAAAGTGCGATTGGTCATAGTATTCACTTTCGTATGCAACACTGGTAAGGTTTTGTTCCTTTTCATCCAGCAGCATTTTTAAAGCTGCCTGCAGCCGGATTACTTTGCCTAACTGCTTTGGGCTGATACCGATCTGTTTCAGAAATTTTCTTTCAAGTTGCCTTCGTTTAGATGGGTCGTTTTTAAGGATTGAGCTAATCGTGACTCTTCCTTGGGTCGAGAAAAGGGTATCAACAGTTGTTTTCACTATATTGTCGATGGTCGTCTGATCATTCAGTATTTCAAACAAAAAACCTTCAACAATTTCTATTCGCTGCCTGATGTCTGTTGCCTGTATTATTCTTTGTTCCAGAACTTGAGCCTTTTCCCCGAACAATGATTCAATTGGGGTTTCTTTATTGGCTAAGGCCTTAATGGGAGTAGTTACAAAGTTGGCAAAACCATAAGGGTAAAAACGAACTGCAAAAGTGTCGACATGCCCTGTGGGTTCTATGTAAAACGGCTCCATCGTTTGCCCAAGTACCATCGCCCGGGGTTGCAGGATGAACTCGTCCCCTACTGTATACCGTTTTATGTCATCGCCAAGTATAAATGCCATTTCAATACAACCATCAGGCACAATACGCTGCCTTTGCGCATCAGTATCAGCAGGCACTTCCAATGTCCAGTAACAGCTAATGAGAGACTCTAAGTCGGGATGAGGCTGAAAGGTTTGGTAATTCATGGGCTTACTATTTATTTGAGAGGCAAGTGATCTGATGGCTTGAAGTCATCCGATCTCTCTGACAGCTCTTTAATCATGCCTTTTTAGTTCGTTAATAACCTTCGCCTCATACTCCTTTTCAAATTTAAATCCTCCGAATAATTTTTTCTTTATCTCCTGATTCTCCATTCGAAGGTTAATCCAATCTTCCACAAAACCTGGGGCGTAGCCGTTAGTGGTTATTTCATTATTCCCAAATGCAATCATTTGTGGGTATTCTTTAAGATATTCTTCTTTGGATGAGACCTTTTTGTGCTTTGAGTAAAGATAAAACTGCACATCATATACTAAATGGGACAATTCATCCGCATGAAGTGCAAAATACCCCTTCTTTTCTGTCAGTTTTATCAACAGGTTCCTCAACTGCCTGTCCAGTCCCTCTTCATTCTGCAGTAACTCCTTCAACAGGTCCGAATAGCTCCCTGTTTTCAATTCCTCCAGTGTTTCTTTTAGATCCTCTACGGACGTATCATACACATCAGCATGGACTAACCCTTTAATAAAGGACTCAAAATTTTCAGCAAGAAAGGTAATTCGGTAATCTGATTCCTGATCAACATGGACTACTTCGGGTTCACCATCCCAGCCGTTTTTTCTATAGTCAAGCATGATCATGTCATGTCCGGCCGAAGGGCAATTACAAATACATATACCTATGTCAGGATAACCCCATTCATCAATCATAAACTGGCTACCCAGCCCACCACATAATGAGTAAGTTTTGTCTCTCCCAATCCCTAATATTCCTGTTATTGCCACGTGGTCATTTGCCCATGAAGTTGATTCTTTGGTTGGGAAACAGGTGTTTTTGGGGATGCCTCCATTTTGAAGTTTCATCATTTCGACATAAAAGGCAGGAAGCTTGTAGCCTAATTCCTTTTCAACAGAATCTATCAGTTCCTCTGACGGAAACTCACCAATATATTTATTCGTCGCGTAAGCACTATCTTCCCAGAAGTCATTGAAATTAAATTCTTGCATTGTTATTTTTTAGTTGTTATCAGCCATGGACATTATTGGTAGCATCAGGCAGTATATTCCACCTATTCCCCAATCTCGCATATACAATTATTGCCGGTACAATACCCGTTGCAAATTGTGCTGCAAAAACCACATCATACCGTGGGTCTACTTTCCACATAATTATCCATTCTACTACTAATAGTCCAAAAAAAATATAGAAAATTCTGAATCCAAAAATAAAATTGTAAACCAAATGAAGAGCTTTTACTCTAATTATTAATTCAAATAAAATTATTAATATGAGGCTATATATAGGGAGAAAAAAAATTATTAGAATGGGGAATATCCGAATAAAATCAAACTCCGCCGCCAATATAGGTATTAAGATTAAACCTGTCAGAGCCGATATAATTGCCAGCAATACCTTTTTAAAGAATATTTTCATGCTTTTACAATACTGCAAAATAACACTTGCATAAGTAAATAAATAAAACGTAAGATTCTGGCGAGCACATTATAAACCTTGAAGCCTTAACTTGATGTGACTATTACTCCTTAGAAATCGGCCTCCATACCATGCCCTCTACTACTCCAAAATTTGAGCCATTTTGCTGCCGAAAAAAGGATGTGAGCTTTGCTTTCCGGTGTATCTTCATCATTCTCTGGAGGTTTACGCTGGTTCTTGAGTGCTGAGCATTTATTTTCCTCTGCAAACCGATCGGCCACATCCATTAGTCTGTTTGCATAATCCTGTGTCTCGTCAGCCAATTTGGACTCATAGGCCATTTCCAATAGCTCAGACCCCAGTATGGTTTCACAATCACACAGAAACTGAGCCCTAAAAAAATGAGCTTCATCATGCATGGCAATATACATGGGCAGACCGTCACATTCAGGCACTAAATCTAAAACATAAAAGCCATGCATTTGCTGCATGAAATCATCAAACGTTATTGATTTATCCTGTAGGTTTTTGAATTGGGATTCAGCCCATGTAGTGGCTTCTTCATCTTTTCCTACTTGAGGAGCTTTGAGCGTTTCATACGCTGTTGATGATATGGATAAGAAACGTTCCAAAAGTTCGTCATGGCTACGTATCTTTTTGCTCTTCAATCTTTGCTTTTCTACTCCAGTTAGGAGCTTAAAAATTTGTCTATACTCTTCTTCATAGCCACTATAAGGTTTCTTTAAAGGTTTCCAGTCAAGCCCCATATATTCTGCGTGATTTAATGCTGATGTTTCATTTGTATGGGTTCAATCTAACATATCTTTAAGGAAGTTCATATATGAATTAAGTATCAGGTTTACAAATCTCCTTATTTTCACCTTCTGCCCTCCGTAGAGCCTTGGATTAGAATGTAAGGGTGTTCTTTTAATTAGTAGGTTTAGCGATCAGATGACTCGGAGTCATCTGATCGCTCCCTTGGCTACTATCCAAAATATTTTCCTCTATGACTCCAAAACCTACAATACATCTCAAATTTATAAATACCTTTGCGGCTTAATTTTTTTAATACATGATCTCTGTTGACGCTCTCACGGTCGAGTTTAGTGGCTCGGCGCTTTTCAGTAATATTTCTTTTAACATCAATGAAAATGACCGTATCGCCCTGATGGGTAAGAACGGGGCAGGAAAATCTACGCTGCTCAAGATCATTGCGGGGGTGAACGCACCTACAAGGGGCAAGATATCTGCGCCCAAGGATGCGGTAATTGCTTATCTGCCCCAACACCTTCTTACTGAAGATAATTGTTCAGTTTTTGAAGAAGCATCAAAGGCTTTTTCAAAAGTATTGGGGATGAAAGACCGTATTGAAGCCCTTAATAAAGAGCTTGAGACGCGCACAGATTATGAATCTGAAGAGTACTTCAAAATAATAGAAGAGGTATCTGAGCTTAGTGAAAAGTATTACTCCATAGAAGAGGTCAACTTTGACGCTGAAGTTGAGAAAACTTTATTAGGGCTTGGCTTCCTGAGAAGCGATTTTACCAGACCTACCAAGGAGTTTAGCGGTGGCTGGCGTATGCGCATAGAGCTGGCTAAAATCCTGCTGCAAAAGCCTGACCTGATCTTGCTCGATGAGCCTACTAACCATATGGACATAGAGTCTATCCAGTGGCTGGAGGACTTCCTGGTCAATAATGCCAAAGCGGTAATTGTAATCTCACACGACAAAACTTTTGTTGACAATATCACCAACCGCACTATTGAAGTTACCATGGGCCGTATCTATGACTACAAGGTCAATTATACGCAGTACCTTCAGCTGCGTAAAGAGCGTCGTGAACAGCAGCAAAAAGCGTATGATGAACAACAAAAGCAGATTGCTGAAATCCAGACCTTTATAGAAAGGTTTAAAGGCACTTACTCCAAGACATTGCAGGTTCAGTCGAGGGTTAAGATGCTAGAAAAAATGGAGCTCATTGAGGTGGATGAAGTAGATACATCTCACCTGAATCTGAAATTCCCACCTGCTCCGCGTTCTGGCAACTACCCGGTAATTGCGGAGGATGTCTGCAAATCGTATGGCGACCATGTGGTGTTTAAAGATGCTTCCATGACTATTGAAAGAGGCCAGAAAGTAGCTTTTGTGGGGAAAAATGGTGAGGGTAAGTCGACCATGATCAAGGCCATTATGGGTGAGATTGATTATGAGGGCAAACTTCAGGCTGGTCATAACTGTATGATCGGCTACTTTGCTCAAAATCAGGCGTCATTGCTGGACGAGGACCTTACGGTATTCCAGACAATCGATAATATAGCACAAGGTGACATCAGAACTAAGATCAAGGATCTTTTAGGGGCCTTTATGTTTAGCGGTGATGCTATCGACAAGAAAGTAAAGGTCTTATCTGGTGGTGAAAAAACCCGCCTTGCCATGATCAAACTTCTTTTGCAACCGGTTAACTTATTGATTCTTGATGAGCCTACTAACCACCTGGATATAAGGACAAAAGACATTCTTAAAGAAGCGCTTCAAAGCTTTGATGGCACTTTGATCCTGGTATCGCACGACAGGGATTTTCTGGATGGACTGGCTACCAAAGTTTTTGAGTTTGGCAACAAACGTATCCGTGAGCATTTTGAGGATATTAATGGGTTCCTGAGAAACAAGAAGCTGGAAAATCTTCGGGAGATAGAGAGGAAAACAGCTTAGTTGGAAAGGTTCTCCGTTCCGAGGTTACTTTATGCATACATCTTTCTGATTAGGTAATTTGTTTATGACAGTAATAAACAGAGTTAAACTGCAGCTTTAACTTTGGAAGTTTGGTAAAACTTGCCGTTCTGCAACACTAGTGAGGAGAAACAGCCCTAATTCGAGGTTACCACCTTTTTGTACATCATGTCACCCGGCAATGGTCTCCATAGCTGTCTCGTCAAGCTTCAGAGCCGAAAAAAGTATCTCTCAGGAAATAGGGCTTACCCTACATCCCACCCCTAATCCTGAAGATCAAAAACCTGGGCATACTTGATCAGTTCAACAAATGAGTTGGTATGCAGTTTTTTATTTATATTCTTTCGATGCTGCTCGACTGTCTTTCGGCTAATATTTAACTCTCTGGATATCTGAGGGTTATTCATGCCTTTAGACAGTAGGCTTATAATTTCTATTTCTCTGTTGGTCAATTGTTTGAATTTGCTGTAGTTATCCAGATAGAAAGCTTCCTCATCTGCCAACCTTCCTATTTTTTGCCTGAGATAATGTATATCTGATAACGGTTGCATCATTACAATCAATTCGCCCAAGGCCACTGATTTTTTAGCTGAGATAAGGCAAAGCTTGTACTCTGATTCGGAGGGAAACCAAACACGTAGTAAATCATGGAATACATCTTCAGTATCAGGCTTGGATAAATGAGGCTTTAGCTGATCCAAAAAATCTTTTAAAGCAGCATTTTTATTGGATCGTTCCAACCAGCTTTCATTGATATAAAGAAAGCTTTTGGACTGAATGTTTAACCATTCGAAGCCCGCAGGATTGAGATATTCCAGTGTCAGATCTGATTTAATGATACAAAAGATGCAAGGCAATACCTCACCAACTTCACAAACACCATGCCCCTCTTCCTGCAGCCAATGATCAATCACATGCAGATTAACACCCGGTAAAGCCAACTTACCTTGCATGGATACTTTTATATTTAGCTTAAAATATAAAAATATGCATATTAAAATAAAGATGTAAGACTATCTAAGGCCGCACATTACATTGTATTTTACACATATTTATAATAAACAAACAAATAAAAAAGCTGTTTCTATTCGAATTGCCGTTTAAAAATCGCAATAAAGCCAAATTTCTTACATGCGTACCTCCTTTATGGGATCTTTTGTAATACTTTTCTTTTTACTAACTCATCAAGCAAAGCCTGATAATTCTGTTGCAACAAGGTGTCTGCACCGGTCACGATCTTAGTGCCTTTAGGATTGGTATAATCATTAACCATTTTTTTAATAGTGGTTACAGAACTACTTGTTGGTCTCGGTGTAAAGTCCCATACTTTCTTGAAAAAAGTGGCGTGAGCACTTAAATCGTTTACGGCATCATATAAATTTTTAATAGATTGCTTAACAGCCTTCCTCATAATGTCAAGGTTAGCCATGTTCAGGGTGTCATCTCCCGTGAGGTTCCAACTATCTCCTTTCAGGTTCGTAACAGGTACACCTCCCGAATATTGATTTAATTCATCATGAAGTAACTTAGCGACCATGGTTTTACCAATGATGTCCGGTTCCTTCTCCATAATACCTATCAATAATTTACTAAACCGGCTTTCAGAGTCGATGTCAATATGAAAGCCATAATGAGTATCGACGGTTTCATGCTTACTAAAAGCAGCCTTCAAGGCTCCTTTGAAAGCCGCCTTGGCAATCCTGTTAAACATGTCTTCACCATCGGAATTTATAAGGCGACTTGTATTTAAAACTCGGGACTTAAAATATTCGGAGAGATCATCTTTATTAAATAAGTGTCCCGCGGCAAATGCATCAGTAAGAAAATGATCACCAAATGCATTTACGGACAATGCTCCATCAACTACCGAGCTGTTGTTGCCAGCTCTTACAATATCAATAGCCTGCTTATGGTATTTTTCCCACTCTGCCTTATGGTTTGACTTGGAACTTGAAAAGGATATATATGTACTGTTTGAAGGGGCAAAATGTGCAAAGTTATCTTCGGCCAGCTTAAGATAGCGCCCTCCGGTAGCAGACTGCCAGTCTGTATCGGTTGGGTTAGAACCAGAGGCCCGGCCATGTACCACCTTGCTCTCATAGAAACGCTTGCTTTTATCTATCAGGCTTTTCAATTTGCCTAGCTCAGCGGCTCCGGCAGCAATCATTTTTGCATGACTTTCATAAAAATCTCCCATTGCTATCAGTTCTCCGTAGGTAAATTTCACACCATTAACATCGATCTGATAAGTGGGCGTAACGCGGTCAGCATCGACCAGCCCTGAAAGTACATGTTCTCCTGTACCATATTTGGCTTCACTGTAAACCGTATCAGAAAAAGAGAGCGAATGTGCGGCAGCCAGAGAGGCTGTATCAATGGTAATGGAGCCATTGCCTTCTATTTTGGGTTTGCTATCAGCCAGCATTGGGTTGATTTTAGACTGCAGTGCGCTCATAATGCTCCCGCCCACGAAAGGTATGTAATCAGCTTTTGCTATAGTATCCGAGATAAGTTTGACCGAGTCATTGTAAGCAGTACTCACTGCATTGGTGAACGAGTCTCCTCTTAGCCAGTTGGTCCAGAACTTAGTCATCATAGGTTCCGGAATATAGTTGTTGCGGATGGCACCGGCTGTCGCTCTGGCACCTGCATAGAGCCAGTCATCGTTAAGACCTGAGCCTACACAATTCATCATATAAACCACCCTTATGGGCAAGGCTTTGCCGTAGCTGTCTCGTAATGCCCTGATATCGCTGGCACTGATGCTACCCCCTCCATAAGCACTAAAAGATGAACTGCTTCCGTGTGTGAGTGTGAAGATATCAATAATATAATCTTTATTAGCCAGGTCGTGCAGGGTGTGCTTCAGATTGGCATAGGTCGCCCTGGCATCTTCAAGAATGATCACGTCCCTGTATTTGCTGCCTTTGGCAT
This region of Fulvivirga ulvae genomic DNA includes:
- a CDS encoding ABC-F family ATP-binding cassette domain-containing protein, with the translated sequence MISVDALTVEFSGSALFSNISFNINENDRIALMGKNGAGKSTLLKIIAGVNAPTRGKISAPKDAVIAYLPQHLLTEDNCSVFEEASKAFSKVLGMKDRIEALNKELETRTDYESEEYFKIIEEVSELSEKYYSIEEVNFDAEVEKTLLGLGFLRSDFTRPTKEFSGGWRMRIELAKILLQKPDLILLDEPTNHMDIESIQWLEDFLVNNAKAVIVISHDKTFVDNITNRTIEVTMGRIYDYKVNYTQYLQLRKERREQQQKAYDEQQKQIAEIQTFIERFKGTYSKTLQVQSRVKMLEKMELIEVDEVDTSHLNLKFPPAPRSGNYPVIAEDVCKSYGDHVVFKDASMTIERGQKVAFVGKNGEGKSTMIKAIMGEIDYEGKLQAGHNCMIGYFAQNQASLLDEDLTVFQTIDNIAQGDIRTKIKDLLGAFMFSGDAIDKKVKVLSGGEKTRLAMIKLLLQPVNLLILDEPTNHLDIRTKDILKEALQSFDGTLILVSHDRDFLDGLATKVFEFGNKRIREHFEDINGFLRNKKLENLREIERKTA
- a CDS encoding VOC family protein, translated to MKRTKHIALAAMLSFAFATGFSQSKPDNETLKVSLTENQKRNTMNSFISIFEIPATDISRAITFYQAILGIQIEKLDMPEMQMGIFPYEDQAVTGVIIKAEGYLPSADGVTIYLNGGNNLQTILDKVEENGGKVIVPKTPHADDSGYFALFHDSEGNKMGLHSIN
- a CDS encoding SMI1/KNR4 family protein translates to MQEFNFNDFWEDSAYATNKYIGEFPSEELIDSVEKELGYKLPAFYVEMMKLQNGGIPKNTCFPTKESTSWANDHVAITGILGIGRDKTYSLCGGLGSQFMIDEWGYPDIGICICNCPSAGHDMIMLDYRKNGWDGEPEVVHVDQESDYRITFLAENFESFIKGLVHADVYDTSVEDLKETLEELKTGSYSDLLKELLQNEEGLDRQLRNLLIKLTEKKGYFALHADELSHLVYDVQFYLYSKHKKVSSKEEYLKEYPQMIAFGNNEITTNGYAPGFVEDWINLRMENQEIKKKLFGGFKFEKEYEAKVINELKRHD
- a CDS encoding M15 family metallopeptidase, with the translated sequence MIRYSSVILTLLILACSPNKKDTAERIPDPPKEEAVIAEQDALKTEEVVEKTMLYDSSFVNLQKYADGFSYEMKYATADNFLKEKVYPCAECLVRKEVAEALVSANNELLGKGFRIKFFDCYRPLDVQKAMWEIFPNAKYVANPNTSASIHNRGAAVDITLEDLKGNQLDMGTAFDFFGQEAHHAYTNLPDTVLANRQLLKSTMENNGFRAITTEWWHYSFKSKFSYEPSNFKFECGE
- a CDS encoding response regulator transcription factor, translated to MQGKLALPGVNLHVIDHWLQEEGHGVCEVGEVLPCIFCIIKSDLTLEYLNPAGFEWLNIQSKSFLYINESWLERSNKNAALKDFLDQLKPHLSKPDTEDVFHDLLRVWFPSESEYKLCLISAKKSVALGELIVMMQPLSDIHYLRQKIGRLADEEAFYLDNYSKFKQLTNREIEIISLLSKGMNNPQISRELNISRKTVEQHRKNINKKLHTNSFVELIKYAQVFDLQD
- a CDS encoding AraC family transcriptional regulator translates to MNYQTFQPHPDLESLISCYWTLEVPADTDAQRQRIVPDGCIEMAFILGDDIKRYTVGDEFILQPRAMVLGQTMEPFYIEPTGHVDTFAVRFYPYGFANFVTTPIKALANKETPIESLFGEKAQVLEQRIIQATDIRQRIEIVEGFLFEILNDQTTIDNIVKTTVDTLFSTQGRVTISSILKNDPSKRRQLERKFLKQIGISPKQLGKVIRLQAALKMLLDEKEQNLTSVAYESEYYDQSHFIKDFREFTGTSPKELLGDESMLLSRLFYK